The uncultured Bacteroides sp. DNA segment CTGTTGTGCACAGCATATACGTACCCTGGAACGGAAGGTATAAAGCGACAGATGTTTGACGGGCAGCAAGCACAACCAAACCACGGCTGACGTTGATGTTGTCCGATAGATTCCAATGGGTTAGGGTAGAAGAACCCGCCGCCATCGAGTGATACTCCGGAAATCAATCCGTTATAAAGCGTACGTTCCAATACATCGTAATATTTAGATTCTCCATGAAGAAGGAATAAACGATAGTTTAAGTACACATTTCCTATCGCGGCACAAGTTTCGCAATAAGCTGACATGTTTGGTAGCTCATAATTTTCTCCGAATGCCTCTCCATTACCTGTTGCTCCGGTACCTCCGGTAAGGTAAAGCTTCTTGTTTACAATGTTATCCCAAATTTTATCGATAGCATGAATGTAGGCCGAGTCTCCAGTTAGTGCGGCTACGTCTGCCATCCCGGAATACATATAAGCTGCCCGCACGGCATGTCCTACTGCTTCATCTTGCTTAAAGATTGGTTCATGTGCTTGACTATACGCATCTTTTCGTTCGGTATATCCTCTTTTGTCGAGAAAGAATTTAGCTTCATTGAGATATTTCTTATCGCCGGTGATTAAATAAAGTTTGGCAAGCGCCATCTCGGCTATTTGGTGGCCCGGTACAACAATCAACTGCTCGGGCTTATCGCCAATGGCATGGCATACACAGTCAGCATATTTAATAGCTATATCAAGGAAATTACGTTTGCCTGTAGCCTGATAATGAGCAATAGCCCCTTCTACCATATGTCCCAAATTATACAACTCGTGACTTAAATCTTCTTCTTTCTCCCAACGTTTGCTTCCTGCCCATTCGTGTGGATGCTTTGGGTTTTGCGTGCGTGCGGTGTACAAATAGCCATCCGGCTCCTGAGCGGCAGCAACAATTACCAATACACTATCGATGTATTTGTCCAGTTTCTTATTTGGGTACATTTGCATAGAATAACTAGCACCCTCAATTGTTTTGTATACATCTGTATCGTCAAAAGAAAATCCATTAACTTTGATTGTGTCACTTGGGTGAGCTGCTCGTACAAAGTTTAGATAGCGACCTGTTTCTTCGCACTTGCTAAAAGCAAGAGGTATGGTGACTTCGCGGCTTGCTTTGAGTCGTTGTCCCCAGAAAGAATCAGTCACCTTCACTGCGGTAAAAGGCACAGGCGCAAAAGGATAGCCTGTATTATCATGCTTCTTCTGAGCATTGGCAGCGAGCGTTATGGTCGCCAATGTAATAGCAAATAATGTTTTTCTCATGATAGGTATAGTCTTTTAATTTATAATCCGTTTTGAATCTCTTTTTCACTAAAAGGTATATCATATACTTTTAAAGAGTGAAGATAACCTGTAAAAGGCCAGTCACCAATAGCTGTTTTGCCAAGTGTGATGTATTCTCCCTTAGGCAAAAGTAATACAATATTTTTTTCCTTCATCTTTTTCCCATTAAGATATACTTTTTCTACGTATCCATCGTAAGTAATGACCCAATGTTGCCACCCTCCGTTCTTCACTATTTCAGAAAAGCCCATATCTTCAAACCATCCAAAGTGGCAAACGACGCCGCATCGTGGTTCCGTGCCGTTACATAGCATGATCTTTTCCAATTCTCCTTCCGATGAAACCAGATCGACAATGCATTCGTTTACGTTGGCTTGCGGATTAAAAACCCATGCTTCGAGCGTATATGGAGCACTGTCTTTCATTGTTTCGGGCAGACTGAAGTTTGATTTAAACCACTGTGTGCTGTCAAAAGCAAATGCTTTGAATTGGCCTTTCATTACGATGGGCAGTGAAGATGTTTCGCTTGTAAATACTCCTTTACCTATGCGATTCTTTATGCTTCTAATGGAATCACCTACTTTGTAGTCGTCAGCTTTGATATCAAGGAACAATCCTACTCGTTTAGTTGATGCCGGAGTTGGGAGATCCCCGTTCTGATCGTTATCAGCAAATACTTTGATATTCCATATTGCTCCGAACTGTCCACCCTTTTGCCCACCCGTCACAGTTAATCGTACGTAGCGAGCCTTTGTATTGCCAAAGTCGGCCATTGGACTACCTGCCAGCCGATTGTCTCGCTTGTCTGCAAAGATGGTCCACTCTTTGCCGTTCGTAGAAGTCTCTATCAGGTATTGATAAAAAGAGGTCGGATATTCAAACTGTGTCCAAATGCGACGTACGGGTTGAACCTTCTTTAAATCAATTTCAATCCACTCTTTTCCACAAGTACGAGGTCTCCACAGAGTTGCGTTGTTATCGTCTACTGCGTATTCCGGTTTAAAAGATTCATTGTAATACGAAGACGCTTTCACTGATTTACCCAGTGCAAGATTAGGAGAAAGATTGGTTGACGGCTGTAAGCAGCCAACTCCCAGGTGTCCGGCATCTACCCTTTCTATTGTTCCGTCTTCACTGAAGATCAGTTTATCAATCGCTATCTGCCGATGCATTCCGCGAGTAGACTGTGGGATGTTGTGTCGGTGATACACGATGTAGTAGTCATCACCCTCTTGAAGAATGCTGTGGTGACCCGGTCCATGTATGGTACTATCTGCATTCGTTGATAAGATTGGATTATTCTTTCCAAAGGTGAATGGACCCATTGGTCCTACCTTGCTAGTGGCATATTGCACACGATACGTATGGTCATGACAAGATCCCGATGAATACATGAAATAATAGATTCCATTTCTTTTCATCATAAAAGGAGCTTCAAAGAAATCCGTAGCCTCCGTGTTGGGGATGAGGTGTGTTTGGGTAAAGCTTTTCATATCATCCGAAAGTTTACCTACTCCGCAACCAAAACCTTTGTAAATGCCCCAAGTACCCCAATAAAGATACGTGGAGCCATCTTCATCAACAAATGACTGCCCATCCAGAGTTATAGCATTAACTACAAACCGATCGGGAACCAATACCGTTGCATCATCTCCTAATATATTATGCCAAGGGCCTATGGGTGTGTCCGAAACGCCGCAATAGATTTTACAAGGTTCGCAGTAGTACATGTAGTATTTACCATCTTTTCCTTGCATCACGTCCGGTGCCCAGATATGATAGGTCGTCGGCCAGTTCATGAATATCATCGTCCAGTTCTGAAAATCCTTAGACGTCCACACCACCGATGGACCTAATCCTCCTCCATTCCCATCAGTCGTTGCATAGATATAATAAGTATCACCGAACTTCTTAATCGTAGGATCGGCAAAGTATCCCGGAATAATAGGGTTCCCATTGCTCGGAGCATTCCATGCTGTCTGTTGTGATGAAGTAGGCGTAATGTAACAAAAAAAATAGAGCAACGGGAAGAATATGTGGCGTAACTTTCTCATAAGTTAATTATTAAAGATGAATTTGGTTACAAATAGGGAGATCCGTTTCGTAAAAGTAGTTTAGTAGTAACTGATACATTTCCGGATCATATTCTTTTAATTTTTCTCTTCTGTTTATGGAATTATGTACCCCATTGGGTTTTTCTGAATACCGGTTGCAGTTGAAGAAAGATTGCACTGTTTCTGCAAAATACTCCTCTTTGTTAGATAGTGCATAAGTATTCTTCCATCGTCCTTTTTCTATGGCATGTTTCATCACCGTCTCTAACTTATTATTAAAATCAGGATCGGTTCCTACAATACCAACCGTATGTATTAGGTGGGCAAATTCATGAATCAGAATGTTCTCTCCTTCATAACGATCTCCAGGTAGACAAATTAAGTTCTCTTCTCCGCAACTCGAACTGAGATCATCCTCGGGTGCACCACCAAATCCTCGGGCCCGTTTATTCCAGTAAGCAATGCTATCCGGTGAATTGCAAATATGAGCATATTCAGGTATGTCACAAACTTCTTCTTTTTCGCCGATAACCATGAAGCGACAATGTTTTTTCACCATGTAAGCCTTTATATCCTCTCGTTTAGCAAGCATTCCCACAATGATTTTACGTGCTACTTTCAGAGCCTCATCATCTACTTTCTCCGATGAAATGACTGGTATTCCATCGGCATCCATATATTTTTTTGTAGAATGCAGCTAGCTTTAAGGAATCGGGAACAGCTGTAGATGTTTCTTCCTTTTCTAGTCGGATAGCAAAGCCACCTCCTGAAGCTAAGTGAAGTGTGAGTTTACTATCTCTGGTTACTTGTCTATTTTCTTTTCTATAGTCTGATGCTTGTTTGCCAGCGTTAATGCCATCTTTAAAAATAACAGCATTGTAAATTCCATCATTATCCAAGAAAGAGCAATCAATGATCACATCTCTTTCATCCCAATTAGTCATTCCACCAATATACCAATTAGCTTCTTTTTTGCGGGCAGAAATAATATATTGCCCCAATTCACCGGACAGAATCCGGGTTTCATCTATATCTACGGGAATAGATGAGATGAAATCCAAGCATTCTTGTTCGTTGTTGTAATTGCTAGGAGCGTCGCAAAGCATTGTAAGCGGAGAATCGTGTACAATGTAGGCTGCCAGCTGATGGCATCGAGTCCCCATGCTCATTGGGTTTGAATAGATTGCTTGGAAATCTTTTTTTGTAGCATTGCGCATCGCCCCCGGTGTATAATCTACCGGTCCCGCCATCATGCGAATATAGGGGAAAGTGACGTCATAGAGTGGCATGTTTCTTTCGACAGAACTCCACTTCACCTCTTCCATGCCAAACACACTCTCAATATTAATAACATTCGGATAAGTGCGATTTAATCCGGTAGGCTTATACATTCCATGCAAGTCGAGCGTTAGTTTATATTTAGCAGTTGTTTCGGCAATACGATACACCATCTCTACCGCTTTTTGATCGTCTCTATCGAGAAAATCGACTTTGAAGCCTTTAATGCCCATGGACGAATACTTTTCGCAAGCTTCTGTTAGTTGGCTATCCAGCACATTGAAGACCGTCCACAAGATGAGCCCGACTTTCTTACTATTGCCATAAGCAATAAGCTCCGCCAAATTTAGAGTAGGGATAGGGGTAAGCATATCTCCACTTTTAGGATCATACCAACCCTCATCCAGTACAATGAATTCAATACCATGTTGCGCTGCAAAGTCTATGTAGTACTTATAAGTTTCCATGTTAATTCCGGCTTTGAAGTCAACTCCTTTTGGTCCCCAGTCATTCCACCAATCCCAAGCAACTTTTCCTGTTTTAATCCACGAAGCGTCTCCAATTCTATTAGGCGAAGCCAGCGCATAGACTAAATTGTTCGTTGGCATATTAGTATCTTTTTCTGTGATTGCCAGAATACGCCAAGGAAAAGAACGGGCACCTTTGGTGCGAGCAATGCTATTTCCGCGTTCTGCCACATACTCCTGTTTACGCCAAGGATAGAAGTCCGTTTTAGTTGGCAATGGAGCAAAGACTGCTCTCAGGCTTTGCCCTCCTGTTTGTACAAACATCCCGGGATAATCTTCCAAGTCCGATTCCAGAACGGTCAACTTCAATCCTTTTCCATAATCTACTGTGACGGGTAAAAAAGCCAGTTGCGACTTAGCCTTGCTCAATGGTGTCACATCATAAGTATTCTGGAAAGCCATAGCGAAAGGTTGCTTTTCATTCGTAGAATAGGGTAAATAGACTGTGTAATCTTCGTCAAAGTTAAACTCGGCTATTTCATTCTTTATCTCTACTTCTTTATTGAAAGTAGTATAAAAGCGATAAGCAACCCCTTCATCGTAAGCTCGGAAGATAATTCCATATCCTCCTTTAAGCTTCAGATCAAGCTCATTGCACGAAGCAGTGAACGACCTGAAGCGGTAAAAAGGAGAGAGAATATGATCCTTTATTGCTTTTTGTTTTTTACTAATTACCTGCGGGTTGCCTCCCAAGATTATTCCATCGGATAAGACCAAACCGATCTTACTGCCGGTCAGAAGAGTTCTAGTCCGGTTATATGCGACGGAATAACACAGCGTGTCCCCACCGGTGGAAATAGTCACTTTCAGTTTCCCATCGGGGGAGCTTACCGTAAAATCCTTGTTTTTGGCACCTACAGTCCCATACCCTGCCGCTATTATGAATGAGCAGAGAACAATGACGTGAAAAATCTTCTTACCTCTCATGATATTTTTAGTTTTCTTTAGCTATTTACTCTTTTTGTATCAATGTCGTTTCTTTAAGCTCATTAAGTACGTCATCTTAAATAGTTTATACCATTATCGCTATGCCTTCCTATTTATTTACATATAAGATCGTCCAAATAGATCTAACTAGTTCACCGCGGTTAACTAACTAGTTCAGCGTGGTTAATTAACTAGTTCAGCACGGTTAACTAACTAGTTCACCAGACCCCTCTCACAACGCTTGTAGAGGGGTGTTGAATGAATTCTTAAACATTGACAAATAACTTATTAAGAGCTTCTTTTTATTCATCTCAATTGTACTTAACTAAACGGCATTGATTTAAGATTAAAATTATAGGTCATTTATTTAATAAGGTTTAACAAAGAGTTATCTCGTTTGAATGCTATTTGTTCAGCAATTCGCTGCCCGTCACTCTTATTCGATACGGCCACTGTGCATCCTTCTCTTCTGCTCCGGGATTCATCCAATGTTCTGTTGGAGCCCCCATAACAACTAACCACAGATGTGCCGGTGGTGGAGTATCTTTCGATATGGTATAACTAAGGGAGCCAGTTGCGTCACGCTTCATCTCGCTATAAATGGATTTCCCATCTTGTGTCACAGCTACAAAACCATAGCGCCAACCGGCTTTGTTAGTATTGACCGCTGCATATCCTTCTATTCCGGCTTCTCCATCGAAATCTACATTAACCGTATTTCCGGGCTGAGGAACGGATAAGGGTATTGCGTTAAAACCGTAGTTCTCCGGGCAATTATCTTGTGCAACCCGATACCATCCCTGTTGGGCTGCTGCCTCTAGATGCGTAGTATAGCGGTTTGCATACGGACGGGTCTCTTTCCAAACACGTTTAAAATCCCAATTGATGAAATGGCTGCAAGCATCAAACATTTCATCACAGAATTGTTCTTGAGTTTGTCCGGTCAAACGTTTATAGGTGATTACGGGGTCTTCACCTCTTTTACCTTGTCGATAAAGTTCAGCAATGAAAGGCAAACCTTGTTTGACGCTCCAATATTCCAGTACGTAAGGAGAATGGTAGATATTCTCTAGGTGAAGATAAGCCTTGTGAGTCAATTTGTTGAAAGCAGTCCAATGATATTCTTCGTCAGCAATCCATTCTGGGTTTACCTGCCAAAGCATCCATTGTGAAGTCATCTCGAAAAATCCGCATCCACCCCATGCTTCTCCTTCCCCGTCACAGGAGATTTGTGATTGGAAGCTATGTCCAAGTTCGTGAGCGATGCAGTTTAGCTTTTCGTCTTGAACACGATTGGGTGCAATCCATAATGCACCGATTTCGCTGTCGTAATCTCCACCGTAAGCCGTACCATCAAGTGAATAATTGATCATTACCATCATGCGGTACTTGTCACATTTAGAACCAGATTTGGTAAATTGTAATGTCTCTCGGTAATAGCGATAAAAGCTTTCCAGCTTTTTCATTAGATTAGGTAGATCCACTTTCATCGAATGCCCTTCTAATTGTGGTGGATTAGATAGATCATTGCCAAAACCTTTCTCCCAGAAAACAACAAAATTATCTGTATATGCCATGCAATGATAATTCCACTTGCTCTCGGGATTTTGCAGGTCCACTCCTTGCAAATCTTTAGGTATGTAAATGGATTTACCCGGTGGTACCGGTATTCCTGTCGCATCTTGAGCTTTAGAGCAACTGCTGATCATCAAAAGAGTGAGTGATATTATTTGTATACGTGATTTAATCTGTATCATTTGTTTTTTAGTTTTTAGGCGTTAAGCGAACTAAAAGGCTTCCATGCGCAGGTAGTTCCATTATAAGTTTTGTTCGAGTCGTTCCTATACTTTTATGTTGCCATAAATCTCGTATAGAATATTCTTTCTTATTCATGTTTATGGACTGCATATAATAAATGGTGTTTTTCTCCCAATCGTAGTTTAATTTCCAACTGCTTTCTCCTCTATTTAAAAAGCATATCGCTGTTTCACCGTTGCTTAATTCTTTGGCCCATATTTCATGATCGCCCATGTCCATAAATCTGCGTGCTTGATTTCCTAAAGAATCTTGGTTTACAGCTATTACTTCCTTGTTAGTGAGAATTTCTTTGGTCTCTTGGTTCATCGAACGTAAATCATTGCCCGCCATCAATGGAGCGGCAAGCATGGCCCACATCGAAAAATGGGTGATATATTCGTCTTTTGTCATTCCACCATTCCCTATTTCCAGCATTTCCGCGTCGTTCCAGTGTCCGGGACCGGCATAAGGATAGAGCTCTGCCATGATATCTATAATCTCTAGAACTCCCACACCGCCCCAGTCAAATTTACATTGATAGCAGTCGCGAATGTCCGGAGTAACTCTCCAAAGATGTCCTATTCCTTTCCCCCATTTCCAAGGCTGATTTTCACCCCACTCGCAGATACTGAAAACGATAGGGCGTCCACTCTGTTTTAGGGCATCGCTCATTGTTCTGTATGCAGCTTCGGCATTTTGTCCTTCGCTGGAACACCAATCATATTTCAAATAGTCAACTCCCCATTTGGCGTATTGGCGGGCATCTTGAAACTGATATCCTCTACTACCGGGTCTACCTTGGCAAGTGTATGATCCCGCACATGAATAAACGCCAAGTTTTAATCCTTTGGAATGGATGTAGTCGGCTAGTGATTTCATTCCTGAGGGGAAACGTTTTGGGTCTACTAGGATGTTTCCTTCTTCATCTCTCCCTATTTGCCAACAGTCGTCAATGACAATATATTCGTATCCGGCATCTCTCATTCCTGATGCACACATGGCATCAGCCATTTCTTTAAGGAGAGTCTCACTAACATTACAACCAAATTTGTTCCAGCTGTTCCATCCCATGGGTGGAGTTGGAGCTAAAGACATAAATACAGAATCTGTGATATTCTTTTTTTCACCGAAGAACATCTGAGCCTGCAGATTGCTTATCGAGAAGATGACACATAAAACTAAATATGTTGTTTTCATGATGTTTCTAACTTTATAGGAATAAAGTATCTATGTACTTCAATATAATAGAAGTACATAGATACTACTTAAAGAAACTAATTATTCATAAGGTTTTGCGTCTAATTGCGGAGCGCGTCTCAACTCATAACGGGGTATTGGCCACCAATAATTTTTTGGAGCATTGAAAGCGCGTTGCTGGATAACTTCCGGATTATGATAATATATTTTCGTTCCGTCTTTGTATTTATATACCTTTACTCCGGTAACGGGTTGTTTATTGTATATGTTTTCCAACTTCATCCAACGG contains these protein-coding regions:
- a CDS encoding DUF6055 domain-containing protein; the encoded protein is MIQIKSRIQIISLTLLMISSCSKAQDATGIPVPPGKSIYIPKDLQGVDLQNPESKWNYHCMAYTDNFVVFWEKGFGNDLSNPPQLEGHSMKVDLPNLMKKLESFYRYYRETLQFTKSGSKCDKYRMMVMINYSLDGTAYGGDYDSEIGALWIAPNRVQDEKLNCIAHELGHSFQSQISCDGEGEAWGGCGFFEMTSQWMLWQVNPEWIADEEYHWTAFNKLTHKAYLHLENIYHSPYVLEYWSVKQGLPFIAELYRQGKRGEDPVITYKRLTGQTQEQFCDEMFDACSHFINWDFKRVWKETRPYANRYTTHLEAAAQQGWYRVAQDNCPENYGFNAIPLSVPQPGNTVNVDFDGEAGIEGYAAVNTNKAGWRYGFVAVTQDGKSIYSEMKRDATGSLSYTISKDTPPPAHLWLVVMGAPTEHWMNPGAEEKDAQWPYRIRVTGSELLNK
- a CDS encoding glycoside hydrolase family 127 protein, producing the protein MRKTLFAITLATITLAANAQKKHDNTGYPFAPVPFTAVKVTDSFWGQRLKASREVTIPLAFSKCEETGRYLNFVRAAHPSDTIKVNGFSFDDTDVYKTIEGASYSMQMYPNKKLDKYIDSVLVIVAAAQEPDGYLYTARTQNPKHPHEWAGSKRWEKEEDLSHELYNLGHMVEGAIAHYQATGKRNFLDIAIKYADCVCHAIGDKPEQLIVVPGHQIAEMALAKLYLITGDKKYLNEAKFFLDKRGYTERKDAYSQAHEPIFKQDEAVGHAVRAAYMYSGMADVAALTGDSAYIHAIDKIWDNIVNKKLYLTGGTGATGNGEAFGENYELPNMSAYCETCAAIGNVYLNYRLFLLHGESKYYDVLERTLYNGLISGVSLDGGGFFYPNPLESIGQHQRQPWFGCACCPSNICRFIPSVPGYVYAVHNSDVYVNLFMGNDANLKVNGKAVTLKQETNYPWTGDIKLEVSPSGKQPFNLKIRVPGWVQGSVVPGNLYSYSDKKELGYTIKVNGQEIEGSTEKGYFTINRIWKKGDRVEVHFDMEARTVKAHSLVEADRGKVAIERGPLVYCAEWPDNDFSVLSVLVNKKPQFNVISKPDLLYGINMIQTDAQTLSYDESGRLVTKDVKLNMIPYYAWAHRGSGEMAVWLPIDLSATRASLPPTIASESKITASHNVKSITAINDQLLPKDENDRSVPYYHWWPKEGTTEWIAYKFQDAKTTSRSTVYWYDDGPWGGCRVPESWKLYYKTTSGEWKTVDNTTIYGTEKGVGNEVLFKPVTTTEMKLEVKLPEKNASGIFEWEVE
- a CDS encoding glycoside hydrolase family 27 protein, producing MKTTYLVLCVIFSISNLQAQMFFGEKKNITDSVFMSLAPTPPMGWNSWNKFGCNVSETLLKEMADAMCASGMRDAGYEYIVIDDCWQIGRDEEGNILVDPKRFPSGMKSLADYIHSKGLKLGVYSCAGSYTCQGRPGSRGYQFQDARQYAKWGVDYLKYDWCSSEGQNAEAAYRTMSDALKQSGRPIVFSICEWGENQPWKWGKGIGHLWRVTPDIRDCYQCKFDWGGVGVLEIIDIMAELYPYAGPGHWNDAEMLEIGNGGMTKDEYITHFSMWAMLAAPLMAGNDLRSMNQETKEILTNKEVIAVNQDSLGNQARRFMDMGDHEIWAKELSNGETAICFLNRGESSWKLNYDWEKNTIYYMQSINMNKKEYSIRDLWQHKSIGTTRTKLIMELPAHGSLLVRLTPKN
- a CDS encoding family 43 glycosylhydrolase, encoding MRKLRHIFFPLLYFFCYITPTSSQQTAWNAPSNGNPIIPGYFADPTIKKFGDTYYIYATTDGNGGGLGPSVVWTSKDFQNWTMIFMNWPTTYHIWAPDVMQGKDGKYYMYYCEPCKIYCGVSDTPIGPWHNILGDDATVLVPDRFVVNAITLDGQSFVDEDGSTYLYWGTWGIYKGFGCGVGKLSDDMKSFTQTHLIPNTEATDFFEAPFMMKRNGIYYFMYSSGSCHDHTYRVQYATSKVGPMGPFTFGKNNPILSTNADSTIHGPGHHSILQEGDDYYIVYHRHNIPQSTRGMHRQIAIDKLIFSEDGTIERVDAGHLGVGCLQPSTNLSPNLALGKSVKASSYYNESFKPEYAVDDNNATLWRPRTCGKEWIEIDLKKVQPVRRIWTQFEYPTSFYQYLIETSTNGKEWTIFADKRDNRLAGSPMADFGNTKARYVRLTVTGGQKGGQFGAIWNIKVFADNDQNGDLPTPASTKRVGLFLDIKADDYKVGDSIRSIKNRIGKGVFTSETSSLPIVMKGQFKAFAFDSTQWFKSNFSLPETMKDSAPYTLEAWVFNPQANVNECIVDLVSSEGELEKIMLCNGTEPRCGVVCHFGWFEDMGFSEIVKNGGWQHWVITYDGYVEKVYLNGKKMKEKNIVLLLPKGEYITLGKTAIGDWPFTGYLHSLKVYDIPFSEKEIQNGL